ACACTACCTCGCGGCTCTCGATCGCGAACTCGACACCGATCCGACCGACACCGATTCGCCGTTCTGACGAGAAACCAGCACTCGCGCGCGACCACGGCTAGATGATCAGATTTCTACGGTTTCTCGTGATCGCCAACACCGCAGTGCCCGCAGTATTGGCGGTGGCTGATGCTCTCGGGGGTCTTCTGAAAGGTCCGAAGGTGCTCTGCGCCAGCAACGACCTTGACCGAATCGATCGTCCACATGGTGGATGCGTGCACGGGACTACCCGACCACGAGCGGCACGAATCGCAATGGCAATACGCCATCGATACCGGCTCGCCCGATACTTCGATTCTGACGGCACCGCAGAAACACTCGCCGTTGTACAGCGATGTCATCGTCGTCTCTCCCTGGGTACGAGTGAGGTGGGTGCGCTATGGGGTGGATCCGTTGGATTTTGGCTAGGTGCGATCCAACCGAAAGACAGCGACGAGTCCTTCCGCTTCCTCGAGGGACGGGAAGCCCGCGATGATGTCAGGATAGTCCACTTCGTACTTTGCGACGTATGCCTCCAGGATCGGTTGCCAGCCTTCGGTCACCCCCGAGGCGTTCAATGCATAGGTTGAATCGCCCAGCCGCATTTCTACTGGCGACCCTGCGCCGATCATCGTCACCCATCGGCTGTCTTTGCTTCCGACGACGTGCAGCGCCTCGTTGTATTCGATGACCCAGATCGTGACTACGCGAGGTAGCGTGCCGGGCACCTTCAACGTGATTTCATGCACCTTCGAAGTGTCGCCCCATCGGGCTGGCGCTTGCGCCTGGGTGCCGCCGATGAAGAGCCCCGGCATGGGCCCGACGGGTGCGATCAGCACAAGCGCCAACAACAATGCCAGGATCGAAGCCAAACCGATCTTGAGTGCCTTCATGAGCGATGCTCCTGTCGGATCAAATGGAACGCCTCCCATCGGGAGCTGTCAGTGTATCGGGCTTGTGGAGTGCGATGCGAATCGCGGGCCGATGGATCGGCGCTCAGCGGCGAGCGGCATCGCCTCTCAACGTTCCAGCCGAGAAGGGTCGGCCCTTGACCGCACATGCAATCCTTCGGACGCGTTCGAGCCGGGCCCTACGAAGCCGTTCGACTCGAACCGGGGTGGTCTACGCCCAGCCCAGGAACTCCGCGGTCGTTCTAGAGCGTCCCACCCGAAATCATCACCCTCGTCATGTCCCCACCGAATCCGAAGATCTTCTGGATCGGGAACAAGACGCTTTGGATAGCGTAGCCGACGCGAGCCAAGCGGGTCGGCGGGACGACGACCACGTCGCCGCCCTGGAGGAGAAAGTTGGTCGAGAGATCGCCCTTTTCGATGGCGCTGAGATCGGTGAGGTAGATCTTGGTCTGGCCGTCGACGAAGCGGACGATGCGGATCTTGTCCTTGGCAGCGTAGGGCCGCGGTCCGCCCACCATGCCGATGGCTTCGACGAGGCGGGTTTCGCGGTTCAGCGGAAAGGTGGACGGGCGCCCGACTTCACCCAGCACGGTGATCTCGGTGCTCAGGGATTGGGTGAGCGCGACCGTGACGACCGCATCGCGTTTGAAGCGGCCGATACGCCCCTCGATATCGTTGGCGACCTCGTCCGGGGTGCGGCCGGCCGCCGGGATGTCGCCGACGAGATCGATGGAGATCATGCCGTCTGGACGCACCGTCACCTCACGCTGGATTTCGGGTGCCGGCAGGACCGTGATGACGAGCTGGTCCGGGGGGCCGATCCGGTAGGGCCGGCCTGCTTCGGCACTCGGCGGCGGGCCCGCGGTCGATGTGCAGGCCGAAAGGCCGAGGGCCAACAGCGCTGCTACGGCGGCCGCAAGGGCCGAAGATCGAAAGGTGGTGTGGCGGGAGATCATCGGCTTCCTCCGTTCCAGAGTTAGGGTTATACCCTTCGAGCCGGGGTGGAGCTAACGCGAATCGCGCGGCGCACCCAGATCGAAGCGGAAGATCGTGTGGCCGATGGCCACCTCGTCTCCGTCGGAAAGGGCAGAAGACCGGACGCCCTTGCCGTTGAGGCGGGTGCCGTTGGTGGATTGCAGGTCCTCGATCGAGAACTCGCTCGTCGCCTCATCGAACAGGACGATGGCATGCTCGCGGCTGATTCCCTCATCGAGCAACGTGATATCGGTCGACGGATTGCGACCGATCAACGTCTCCTCGGCGGTGAGTTCGTAGGTCATTCCCTCGAACCCGCCGTTCAGGATCTCGAGCCGTGCTTGGGGCCTCGAAGACACACTTCCCCCTGGCCCATTGGGGCCCAAGGCAGTATCGGAACCTCCCCGGGCCGGCTTTAGAAGAGGCGCCGATGGCTCTGACAGGGCAGGGCGGCCCGCATCCGATCCTGGCTGTCGAGATCGCAATCCGCGATCAGCACGCAGGGGCGATCCGGCGCCTGGGCCAACACGAGGCCCCAGGGGTCGATGATCATCGCCCGGCCATAACTCGAGCGATCCGGCCCGTGGGCGCCCCATTGGGCGGGTGCCAGCACGAAACACTGGTTCTCGATCGCCCGGGCGCGGAGCAGGACCTCCCAGTGGTCCTTTCCGGTCTCCCGCGCGAACGCGGACGGCACGCTGAGAAAGCGGGCGCCTTCTCGGGCGTAGCCGCGGTAGAGCTCGGGAAAGCGCAGGTCGTAGCAGACCGAGAGGCCGACTCGCCCGAAGGGCGTAGCGGCCAACACGGGCTCGCTACCCGGCGCGATCGTGGCAGATTCCTGGTACGGGTCGCCGCCCTGTTCCCGGAGATCGACGTCGAAGAGGTGGATCTTCCGGTAGACGGCGGCCTGAGCCCCCCCTGGGGAGATCAACACACTGGTGTTGTAGACCCGCCCGTCGGAAGCCGCTTCGGGGAACGTTCCGGCCAGCAACCAGACATCGTGTCTCTTGGCCCAGCTTGCGGCAGTGGCGAGGATCTCACCGTCGAGGCCCTGGGCGCACGGAAACGGAGTGCCTTCTCGGCGCAGATACGCGAAGTTCTCCGGCAACGCGATCCACGACGCACCGGCGCGTGCCGCCTCGTCCACCTGTGCTTCGGCGGCAGCGAGGTTGGCCGCCAGGTCGTCCGTGGAACGCATCTGGACGATGCCCACCCGCAGCATGGCGGGACCCTACATGAGGTATAGAGCGGTGACGAGCGCGGCCCGACAGGATATTCGGCTCGAGGTCGGAGGCGCCGTCGCGCCGCCCCTGGAGCGCTCCCACGGCGTGACGCGTGCAGAGATTGCACGCACCTTGCCGCGTCTGGCGAAGGTCGTACCGGACCTTCTCGGCCAGGATGCAGCATCCGGTTTCTTGCGGGTGCTCAGCCGGAGAGCCTTGCTGAAGAGCCTGGTCGATGAGGCGGCCCGGCAGCGGCGCCGCGGTTTCGAGGACGTCATCCACATCGGGATCGGTGGCTCTTCACTCGGAGCCGAAGCGATCTGGCGCGCGCTGGCCCATCCCCAGCACAACCTGCTGCCACGCTCTCGACGAGGCGGGCCGCGAATCCACTTCATCGACAACGTGGATCCGGAGAGCCTGGGTGCGCTCCTCGAATGGGTCGATCTGAAGACGGCGCTCGTGCACGTGGTTTCGAAATCCGGTGGCACGGTCGAGACGGCCGCCGGATTTCAGATCGTCCGTGCGGCTCTGGAAAAGCGCGTGGGGAGTCGCTGGGCCCGCCAATGCGTGGCGACCACCGGGCAGGGTGCGCTGGGGAAGATCGCGCGGGAGGAGGGCATGACGATCCTGCCGTTCCCCGAGGACGTGGGCGGACGATTCTCTGGCCTCACCAGCAGTGGGCTCTTCACGCCGGCACTGGCGGGCGTAGATGTGACGGCGTTGGTCGCAGGCGGACGCCGCATGGCAGGCCGGCTCGCCAAGCGACCCCTGGCGGAAAATCCGGCGGCGGTTGCGGGTGTCGTCGCTTTCCTGATGGCGGAGCGCAAGGCCAAGCCGATCCAGGTGATGATGCCCTACGCCGACGCCCTCGAGCCCCTGGCACGTTGGTTCGTCCAGCTGAGCGGCGAGAGTCTGGGCAAGCGCAAGGGTCGTAGAGGCGTCGGCCCGACCCCCCTACCGGCCCGCGGCACGACGGATCAGCATTCCCAGGTTCAACTCTTCGTCGAGGGTCCGGCGGACAAACTCGTCAGCTTCGTCACGACGCAGCGTGATCGGCGTAGTGTGACCATCCCCGGCGAGGGCCCGGCCGGCTACCTCGAGGGAGTGGAACTGGGCCGGCTGCTGCGTGCCGAGCACCAGGGCACTGCGGTGGCATTGGCGCGCGTGGGGCGGCCGTCGCTGTGCTGGGAGCTTCCGGAGATCAACGCCTCCGCCCTTGGCCAGCTGCTCGTCGCTCTCGAGGCCCAGACGGCCTACCAGGCTGAGTTGTACGGAGTGAACGCCTACGACCAGCCGGGGGTCGAGGCGGGCAAGGTGGCAGCCTTCGCCTTGCTCGGGCGCGAAGGCTACGAGCAGGAACGCGCAGCCGTAGAAGCCGAAACCCCGGAGCGCTGGACGATCTAGCAGCCCGCTCTCCCGCTCTAGGGGCGGAACTCCTGGGGATCGACCCCGGTGCGACGGATGACGTCGTAGAAATCCTTGCGGTCCTTCTTGGCCAGACGAGCCGCTCGGCTGATGTTGCCTCGGCAGCGGCGCAGCAGGCCCACGACATAGCGTGTCTCGAAGGCACGCTTGGCGTCCTTGAAGGACGGCACTTCTTCCGCGTCCTTGGCAAGCATCAACGCCTCCGCCGAGAGGGCACCTCCCGAGGAGAGAGCGATGGCTTGGCGCACCCTTTCGCGAAGCTCGGCGATGTCGCCGGGGAAGTTCTCGGTCTCGAGGCACGCCCGGGCATCCGCCGTGAATCCTACGGTCGGTACCCCGGCCTCTTCGGAGAACGCCCGCAGGTAGTGGGCTGCCAGAGGCAGGATGTCCTCGCGTCTGTCGGCCAGCGCGGGGATGCGAATCTCATGGCCTCCGGCATCTCCACTCGGAAGCGCGGCCCGGCCGTCGCCCGCGGTGATCACCCGTGCGGTGAGGGTTCGATCGGCGTTGTCGCCTTCTCGGCGGAAACTCCGGGTTTGAAGCGAACGCAACAGGGTCTTCAGCACTTCCTCGCGAAGGGCTTCGACATCGAAGAGAAGCAGGCTGCTTCCGGTTGCGCGTTCCAGGGCACCGGCATACTCGCCGGGCACAGCGGGGTAGACGCCGGCCGCGCAGCCGAAGAGCTCACGCCCTTGAAGCGCATCGGGAACGGCACTGCAGACGAGCACCTCGAGTTCCCTGGAGGAGCGCGCGCCCCAGCTGTGGATTGCTCGGGCAACGAGATCCTTGTCGGATCCAGCCGGCCCAATCAGCCACACGGGCAAGTCACTTCGCGCGGCGGCGGTGGCCTGCGCGATCAAGCGTCGCGTGGCTTCGCTCGAGCCGACGATCCTGTCTTCCCGGCGGCGCCCGGCCGCCTCGGACTGCATCACTTGTTCCTCGCTGCCCGTCACTGCGTGGTCCGCTTCCACTCCATGGATGCGGGTCATGCTCGTCATATCGCCACCCCCCTGCCTCAAACAGCAAAACTATTGGAAAAACGAGAGGATTGTCAACCAATTTGCGAGTTGACGGGTGAGGAACCCCCAGGCACACTCGTTTTCCGGGGGGACGAGTGTGTCTCAGGGGCCCCAAAAGCCCTCCAAAGCGCAGCCTAACGCATTTGGCTCGCATTCTGATCGCATTTCTGGCGGATCGGCGCCGGCCGGGCCGGGGTCCGTCCAGCGCCTGCCCGACGCCCTCGTCGATCAGATCGCCGCCGGCGAGGTCGTCGAGCGACCGGCCTCCGTGGTGAAGGAGCTGGTCGAAAATGCCGTGGACGCGGGGGCCCGTCGCATCCGGGTGGAGATCCGGGACGGGGGTGCCCGGCTGATTGCCGTGACCGACGACGGCTACGGCATGACGCCCGACGATGCTCGCCTGGCCCTGGAGCGCCACGCCACGAGCAAGCTCCGTGAACTCGGGGATCTCCAGGGCATTCGCAGCTTCGGCTTTCGCGGGGAGGCGGTGCCGGCGATCGCTTCCGTCTCCCGTTTCCGGATCCGCACCCGAGCGCGAGGTGCCGAAGAGGGCTTCGAGATTCGAGTCGAGCGGGGAGTCCTGCAGGACGCCCACGCGGCAGGAGGCCCCGAGGGCACCCGCATCGAGGTGGCTGATCTCTTCGAGGGAGTTCCCGCGCGGCGCAAGTTCCTGAAGCGTGCGAGCACCGAATGGGGGCACATCAGCGATTGGCTGACCCGCGCGGCATTGGCGCTTCCGCACATCCACTTCGACGTCCACCGGGACGATCGACCCGCCTTCGCATGGCCCGCTTGCGACGATGCCCTCGATCGAGTGGCGGCCGTGCTCTCGGAGGAGGTCGCGGCCGGCCTGGTGGCGGTGGAACGCGACCATGGGGATCTCGCTCTCCGGGCGCTGGTTTCAGGGCCGGAGCATCACCGGGCGACGGGCGCTGGCATCTACTTGTTCGTCAACGGGAGGCCGGTGCGCGATCGCCTGCTGCGTCACGCGCTGCTCCATGTCTACCGGGATATCCTGCCGCGCGGACGCTTTCCCACCGCAATCCTTTTCCT
The window above is part of the bacterium genome. Proteins encoded here:
- a CDS encoding carbon-nitrogen hydrolase family protein, coding for MLRVGIVQMRSTDDLAANLAAAEAQVDEAARAGASWIALPENFAYLRREGTPFPCAQGLDGEILATAASWAKRHDVWLLAGTFPEAASDGRVYNTSVLISPGGAQAAVYRKIHLFDVDLREQGGDPYQESATIAPGSEPVLAATPFGRVGLSVCYDLRFPELYRGYAREGARFLSVPSAFARETGKDHWEVLLRARAIENQCFVLAPAQWGAHGPDRSSYGRAMIIDPWGLVLAQAPDRPCVLIADCDLDSQDRMRAALPCQSHRRLF
- a CDS encoding sigma-54-dependent Fis family transcriptional regulator, translated to MTSMTRIHGVEADHAVTGSEEQVMQSEAAGRRREDRIVGSSEATRRLIAQATAAARSDLPVWLIGPAGSDKDLVARAIHSWGARSSRELEVLVCSAVPDALQGRELFGCAAGVYPAVPGEYAGALERATGSSLLLFDVEALREEVLKTLLRSLQTRSFRREGDNADRTLTARVITAGDGRAALPSGDAGGHEIRIPALADRREDILPLAAHYLRAFSEEAGVPTVGFTADARACLETENFPGDIAELRERVRQAIALSSGGALSAEALMLAKDAEEVPSFKDAKRAFETRYVVGLLRRCRGNISRAARLAKKDRKDFYDVIRRTGVDPQEFRP
- a CDS encoding glucose-6-phosphate isomerase (catalyzes the formation of D-fructose 6-phosphate from D-glucose 6-phosphate), which produces MTSAARQDIRLEVGGAVAPPLERSHGVTRAEIARTLPRLAKVVPDLLGQDAASGFLRVLSRRALLKSLVDEAARQRRRGFEDVIHIGIGGSSLGAEAIWRALAHPQHNLLPRSRRGGPRIHFIDNVDPESLGALLEWVDLKTALVHVVSKSGGTVETAAGFQIVRAALEKRVGSRWARQCVATTGQGALGKIAREEGMTILPFPEDVGGRFSGLTSSGLFTPALAGVDVTALVAGGRRMAGRLAKRPLAENPAAVAGVVAFLMAERKAKPIQVMMPYADALEPLARWFVQLSGESLGKRKGRRGVGPTPLPARGTTDQHSQVQLFVEGPADKLVSFVTTQRDRRSVTIPGEGPAGYLEGVELGRLLRAEHQGTAVALARVGRPSLCWELPEINASALGQLLVALEAQTAYQAELYGVNAYDQPGVEAGKVAAFALLGREGYEQERAAVEAETPERWTI
- the mutL gene encoding DNA mismatch repair endonuclease MutL gives rise to the protein MSQGPQKPSKAQPNAFGSHSDRISGGSAPAGPGSVQRLPDALVDQIAAGEVVERPASVVKELVENAVDAGARRIRVEIRDGGARLIAVTDDGYGMTPDDARLALERHATSKLRELGDLQGIRSFGFRGEAVPAIASVSRFRIRTRARGAEEGFEIRVERGVLQDAHAAGGPEGTRIEVADLFEGVPARRKFLKRASTEWGHISDWLTRAALALPHIHFDVHRDDRPAFAWPACDDALDRVAAVLSEEVAAGLVAVERDHGDLALRALVSGPEHHRATGAGIYLFVNGRPVRDRLLRHALLHVYRDILPRGRFPTAILFLAVAPDQVDVNVHPAKWEVRFNDPQAIHQLIRRTVRDAIEGRSWLSGEAVPSVAPEAVGEGRTEHRWSDPQAGPSPISEPAGRSDWLFARPSSEALGLQTDEEGTPDPARRPLRFTDLRLLGQLLGTYLIAEDKEGLLLIDQHAAHERVLYERLRAAWLEDGVERQMLLTPLTVEMEAGSAGVIGAHAELTLALGFEVEPFGESAVVVRAVPALLAERDPLGLLRGLAEELREADRMGAALEPGTRVLDAADKLFATLACHSARRAGDVLPQGEQRALLDALDSIPWAPTCPHGRPVATPLSVAEIERRFGRR
- a CDS encoding FHA domain-containing protein — encoded protein: MSSRPQARLEILNGGFEGMTYELTAEETLIGRNPSTDITLLDEGISREHAIVLFDEATSEFSIEDLQSTNGTRLNGKGVRSSALSDGDEVAIGHTIFRFDLGAPRDSR